The segment CCTGGGCCTTACCCAGCAGTTGCCCGTGGACGACCGCCACAACTACTCGCGCACTTACCTTGAGAACACGCTGGCCATGTTCTTCGGCGGCCGCGTGGCTGAGGAACTGGTGTTGAACCAGCTCACCACCGGGGCCAGCAACGACATCCAGCGCGCCACCAAGATGGCCCGCAACATGGTCTGCCAGTGGGGCATGAGCGACAAGTTCGGCCCCATGAGCTACGGCGACGACGGGCAGCAGGTGTTCCTGGGCCGCGACTTCATGCAGCACAAGGACTACTCCGACGAGACGGCCCGGCTTATCGACGCCGAGATTCGCCGCTTTGTGGACGAGGGCTACCAGCGCGCCAGGAGGCTCTTAACCGAGAACATGGACGCCCTGCACAAGATCGCCGAGGCCCTGCTTGAGCGCGAGACCATCAGCGGCGACGACATCGACCTGATCATGAAGGGGGAACCGCTGCCCCCGGTCGTCGAAGAGGGGGGCGCTCGCAGCGCCGCAAGGGCGTATGAGGAAATGAGCCGCAAGTTCGGCGATACCCCGCCTCCGGGAGGCGCATCTGGCGAGCCCGCTGCCGGCACTCCCGCAGGGGGGGCGACAGCCCAGCCCGGCGCCAAGGAACCGGACGCCGAGTTCACGCTTGAGGAAGCTCCCGCAGCCCCAGTGCGCAAGCCCTACAAGCCGGAGCGGGACGAAGAGTGATCGGCGGAGCGCAATGGACCATAGCGGGGGGCAGGGTGCTTGGCCCTGCCCCCTTTCTGCTGGCGGGCATCATCAATGCCACGCCGGATTCCTTCTACGACGGCGGGCGGCATCTTGCTCCCGCCGCCGCTGTTTCGCAGGGCGTCAGGCTGGCGGGCGACGGCGCGCACATTCTGGATGTGGGCGGTGAAAGCACCCGTCCCGGCGCGGCCGAGGTTCCCCTTGAAGGGGAACTGCAACGCGTGGTCCCCGTGGTGCGCGAACTGGCCGCCATCTCTGGCCGCCAGGTGGATGGCCTTGCCGGAACGTTTCCGGTCGTCGCCGTGGACACGTACAAGGCAGGCGTGGCCGCAGCCGCTCTTGAGGCAGGGGCGCTGATCGTCAACGACGTGTCCGCCTGCCGCTTCGACCCGGCCCTGCTTGACGTTGTTGCGCAGCTGAAGCCGGGGTATGTGCTCATGCACAGCCAGGGCGA is part of the Humidesulfovibrio mexicanus genome and harbors:
- the folP gene encoding dihydropteroate synthase, with amino-acid sequence MIGGAQWTIAGGRVLGPAPFLLAGIINATPDSFYDGGRHLAPAAAVSQGVRLAGDGAHILDVGGESTRPGAAEVPLEGELQRVVPVVRELAAISGRQVDGLAGTFPVVAVDTYKAGVAAAALEAGALIVNDVSACRFDPALLDVVAQLKPGYVLMHSQGEPRTMQNDPRYGDVVDDICAFFDERLAVLVRAGLPEDRIVLDPGIGFGKVLEHNLAVLQSIERFGKFGRPLYMGLSNKSLWGTLLGLGPQERLQATAVATALLVARGVLVHRVHEVAPALQAARVAMAMTA